The Candidatus Peregrinibacteria bacterium genome includes a region encoding these proteins:
- a CDS encoding type IV secretion system DNA-binding domain-containing protein, which yields MTDFSHLVITLSKLNLGELKIAENLLLALSGIEAKEKKVANFSFEIVAHLNFVSIFLTVPKRLKNFIQSQIMAAYPMIEVHEVKDFLESIGNRALYGGEMHQKDSFVFPLKTYVDFDLDELGKYYDTLTPILSAFSHIESPDDIIALQIAVNPSHSKVSKRGLKGITIAQGIYWALEKSFLNFYTSNKKIKLPAYLIWGLHGFGKGKEVIAGQRATRVSNSKDLSEGDGKKISASYKYSRAADKLVKKLFEVNIRILIATKKGKHHAEELYENISTSLQSMNDAQLGNLIPEKLSVLADISDFKQRKVDRGNILSSEELASFIHIPRGELEIPKLMWSNFRKIEPPSNISLTKAVLKIGKSNFQARKIEFGIREADILRHIYIIGRTGMGKSTLLENMIFDAMNAGKGMAIIDPHGDLAERALQFVPKKRINDVILFDPSDVDYPVAYNIMECKDAKDRNVLSSGIIGVFKKLYAESWGPRLEHILRNTVLTLLHCTDVSILAIPRILNDANFRKKCLKQVNDPILKDFWANEYETLSPKTRVEWISPILNKIGQFLSNPILRNILGQVKSKFHIRWAMDKGKILIVNLSKGKIGEDVSTLLGSVLISKFQIEAMSRADIPANERKDFYLFIDEFQNFATDSFASILSEARKYKLALIMANQYIAQMEETVRDAIFGNVGSLISFQVGYDDAEPLMKQFSEKVEETDLVSLSRGAVYLRLLIDGLPTAAFSASTSSPLQVVEDHEKTEKILKVSREKYAVKRKIIEEKIAKWSGE from the coding sequence ATGACAGATTTCTCACACCTTGTTATCACGCTTTCAAAATTAAACCTTGGAGAACTCAAGATTGCTGAGAATCTTCTTCTTGCTCTTTCAGGTATTGAAGCTAAGGAAAAGAAAGTCGCTAATTTTTCTTTTGAAATTGTTGCACATCTCAATTTTGTGAGTATTTTTCTTACAGTTCCAAAGAGACTCAAAAATTTTATTCAAAGCCAAATAATGGCGGCATATCCAATGATTGAAGTTCATGAGGTCAAAGATTTTCTCGAGAGCATTGGAAATCGAGCGCTCTATGGAGGTGAGATGCACCAGAAAGACTCTTTCGTATTTCCGCTCAAAACATATGTTGATTTTGATTTGGATGAGCTCGGAAAATATTACGACACTCTTACTCCTATTCTCTCGGCTTTCTCTCATATCGAAAGTCCAGATGATATTATTGCTCTTCAAATAGCGGTGAATCCTTCTCATTCAAAAGTTTCGAAAAGAGGACTCAAGGGAATTACTATCGCCCAGGGAATATATTGGGCGCTCGAGAAATCTTTTCTCAATTTCTACACGAGCAATAAGAAGATCAAGTTGCCTGCGTATCTTATTTGGGGACTTCATGGTTTTGGAAAGGGGAAAGAGGTAATTGCCGGACAGCGAGCGACGCGCGTATCAAATTCGAAAGATTTGAGTGAGGGAGATGGGAAGAAAATCTCGGCATCGTATAAATATTCCCGAGCAGCCGATAAATTGGTGAAAAAATTGTTCGAAGTGAATATTCGTATCCTCATCGCTACGAAAAAAGGGAAACATCACGCGGAAGAACTCTATGAAAACATTTCGACTTCGCTGCAGAGTATGAACGATGCTCAACTCGGAAATCTTATCCCGGAAAAATTGAGTGTTCTCGCGGATATTTCTGATTTCAAGCAGAGAAAAGTTGATCGGGGAAATATTTTAAGCAGTGAAGAACTTGCCAGTTTTATTCATATTCCTAGAGGAGAACTCGAAATTCCAAAACTCATGTGGAGTAATTTTCGAAAAATCGAACCTCCATCCAATATTTCTCTTACGAAAGCAGTTCTCAAAATCGGGAAATCAAATTTTCAAGCACGAAAAATCGAATTCGGCATTAGAGAAGCCGATATTCTCCGTCACATCTACATCATCGGTCGCACTGGTATGGGGAAATCTACTCTTCTTGAGAATATGATTTTTGATGCAATGAATGCGGGAAAGGGAATGGCGATTATTGATCCTCACGGAGATCTTGCTGAGCGTGCACTTCAATTTGTTCCGAAAAAACGAATTAATGATGTTATTTTGTTTGATCCGAGTGATGTCGATTATCCGGTGGCATATAACATCATGGAGTGTAAGGATGCAAAAGACAGAAATGTGCTTTCATCGGGAATTATTGGGGTTTTTAAAAAGCTCTACGCAGAGAGCTGGGGACCGAGACTCGAACATATTCTGCGGAACACGGTTCTCACGCTCCTCCATTGCACGGATGTGAGCATTCTCGCAATTCCGCGGATTTTAAACGATGCAAATTTTCGAAAAAAATGTCTCAAACAGGTGAATGATCCAATCCTAAAAGATTTTTGGGCAAATGAGTATGAGACTCTGTCTCCAAAAACTCGCGTGGAATGGATTAGTCCTATCCTCAACAAAATCGGACAATTTCTCTCAAATCCGATTCTTCGAAATATTCTTGGACAAGTGAAATCAAAATTTCATATTCGTTGGGCAATGGATAAGGGAAAAATTCTCATTGTGAATCTTTCGAAGGGGAAAATTGGGGAGGATGTGTCTACCCTCCTCGGATCAGTACTCATTTCAAAATTCCAAATCGAGGCGATGAGTCGTGCGGACATTCCCGCAAATGAGCGGAAAGATTTCTATCTATTTATTGATGAGTTTCAAAATTTCGCAACAGATAGCTTCGCAAGTATTCTTTCTGAGGCGAGAAAATATAAACTCGCGCTCATCATGGCAAATCAGTACATTGCACAGATGGAAGAGACCGTGAGAGATGCTATTTTTGGAAATGTCGGATCGCTCATATCATTTCAGGTTGGATATGATGATGCCGAGCCACTCATGAAACAATTTTCTGAAAAAGTGGAAGAAACTGATCTCGTCAGTCTTTCTCGAGGAGCTGTGTATTTGAGATTGCTTATCGATGGGCTTCCCACGGCAGCATTTTCAGCATCTACAAGTTCTCCTCTACAAGTTGTCGAGGATCACGAGAAAACGGAAAAAATTCTGAAAGTTTCTCGAGAAAAATATGCGGTGAAACGCAAAATTATTGAGGAGAAAATTGCAAAATGGAGTGGGGAATAG
- a CDS encoding methionine adenosyltransferase translates to MTTTLFTSESVTEGHPDKICDQISDAVLDEALRQDPNSRVAVECAAKTGLIFLFGEMTTNGYVDFQSLARNVVKKIGYTRAKFGFDYETCGVISSISEQSPEISHAVKHDHEIGAGDQGMMFGYACTETPELMPLPIMLAHGLTKKLAEVRKDGTFPELRPDGKSQVTVEYHDGKAKRVHTVVISTQHDPNISQEELAKLVKKRVIGPVLKDWLDAKTIYHINPSGSFIMGGPQGDAGLTGRKIIVDTYGGYAPHGGGCFSGKDPSKVDRSGAYAARYMAKNIVAAGLAEKCQIEISYAIGIAEPVSILVETFRTSTLSSEELEKIIRENFPIKPGDIIRELELRLPIYLKTATYGHFGRDDVSWEKTDRVDVLRKYVK, encoded by the coding sequence ATGACGACGACTCTTTTCACTTCTGAATCCGTCACTGAAGGTCATCCAGATAAAATCTGTGATCAAATCTCCGATGCAGTTTTGGATGAAGCCCTTCGGCAAGATCCGAATTCGCGAGTGGCAGTAGAATGTGCGGCGAAAACTGGACTTATTTTTCTGTTTGGAGAGATGACCACAAACGGATATGTCGATTTCCAGAGTCTCGCGAGAAATGTTGTAAAAAAAATAGGATATACACGCGCTAAATTCGGGTTTGATTACGAAACTTGTGGAGTTATTTCCTCAATTTCAGAACAAAGCCCGGAAATTTCCCACGCCGTAAAGCATGATCATGAAATTGGAGCCGGAGATCAAGGAATGATGTTTGGATATGCTTGTACAGAAACTCCGGAACTCATGCCGCTTCCCATCATGCTTGCCCATGGACTTACCAAAAAATTGGCAGAAGTTCGAAAAGATGGAACTTTTCCAGAATTGAGACCAGATGGAAAATCACAAGTTACCGTGGAATACCATGATGGAAAAGCAAAAAGAGTCCATACTGTTGTCATTTCCACTCAACACGATCCAAATATTTCTCAGGAAGAACTCGCGAAACTGGTCAAAAAACGTGTAATTGGACCAGTACTAAAGGATTGGCTTGATGCCAAAACCATTTATCACATCAACCCAAGCGGAAGCTTCATCATGGGTGGACCACAAGGTGATGCGGGGCTTACGGGAAGAAAGATAATTGTTGATACATATGGCGGATATGCGCCGCATGGAGGTGGATGTTTTTCTGGAAAAGATCCATCGAAAGTTGATCGAAGTGGTGCGTATGCAGCGAGATATATGGCCAAAAATATTGTAGCAGCAGGACTTGCAGAAAAATGCCAGATCGAAATTTCATACGCCATTGGAATTGCTGAGCCGGTTTCAATTCTTGTCGAAACATTTCGGACGAGCACGCTTTCTTCTGAAGAACTTGAAAAAATTATTCGAGAAAACTTCCCAATTAAACCCGGAGATATTATTCGTGAACTCGAACTCAGGTTGCCCATTTACCTCAAAACAGCGACTTATGGACACTTTGGGAGAGATGATGTTTCGTGGGAGAAAACAGATAGAGTTGATGTTTTGAGAAAGTATGTGAAGTAA